The Pongo abelii isolate AG06213 chromosome 20, NHGRI_mPonAbe1-v2.0_pri, whole genome shotgun sequence genome window below encodes:
- the ZNF211 gene encoding zinc finger protein 211 isoform X13, with amino-acid sequence MATVLRDPASVPIATEVLFRLTQEQLFPHIWTIGTASFPSSLGRCCGLSASLLPLSSQPKSILGLTSSWSHVVAQLGLGEVPSVLHRMFMTPASASWDQRGPGLHEWHLGKGMSSGCWRGVEHEETPSEQRISVERVPQFRTSKEGSSSQNADSCEICGLVLRDILHLAEHQGTNCGQKLHTCGKQFYISANLQQHQRQHIKEAPFRSYVDTASFTQSCIVHVSEKPFTCREIRKDFLANMRFLHQEAAQTGEKPNNSNKCAVAFDSGKSHHNWGKCSKAFSHTDTIVQDQRILTREGLFECSKCGKACTRRCNLIQHQKVHSEERPYECNECGKFFTYYSSFIIHQRVHTGERPYECPECGKSFSQIYSLNSHRKVHTGERPYECGECGKSFSQRSNLMQHRRVHTGERPYECSECGKSFSQNFSLIYHQRVHTGERPHECNECGKSFSRSSSLIHHRRLHTGERPYECSKCGKSFKQSSSFSSHRKVHTGERPYVCGECGKSFSHSSNLKNHQRVHTGERPVECSECSKSFSCKSNLIKHLRVHTGERPYECSECGKSFSQSSSLIQHWRVHTGKRPYQCHQCGKSFGCKSVLIQHQRVHIGEKP; translated from the exons ATGGCGACCGTACTGAGGGACCCGGCTTCG GTTCCCATAGCTACAGAGGTGCTTTTCAGACTTACACAG GAGCAGCTCTTTCCTCATATCTGGACCATAGGCACTGCCTCCTTCCCCAGTTCCCTGGGTAGATGTTGTGGACTGAGTGCAAGCCTACTTCCCTTATCGTCCCAGCCCAAAAGCATCTTGG GACTTACATCATCCTGGTCTCATGTAGTTGCTCAACTAGGGCTAGGGGAAGTGCCCTCTGTTCTTCACAGGATGTTCatgactccagcctcagcaagTTGGGATCAGAGAGGGCCTGGCCTACATGAATGGCACTTGGGAAAAGGCATGTCATCAG GTTGttggcgtggagtggaacatgAGGAAACACCTTCTGAACAGAGAATTTCTGTAGAAAGAGTGCCACAGTTCAGGACTTCCAAAGAAGGTTCATCTTCCCAGAATGCTGACTCCTGTGAAATATGTGGCCTGGTCTTGAGAGATATTTTGCACTTGGCTGAACACCAAGGAACAAACTGTGGGCAGAAACTACACACATGTGGAAAACAATTCTACATCAGTGCAAATCTTCAACAGCACCAGAGGCAGCACATTAAAGAGGCACCTTTCAGAAGTTATGTGGACACAGCCTCATTTACACAGAGCTGCATAGTCCATGTGTCGGAGAAACCCTTTACCTGCAGGGAGATCAGGAAAgacttcctggccaacatgaggttTCTCCATCAAGAGGCCGCTCAAACAGGGGAGAAGCCAAATAACAGTAACAAGTGTGCGGTGGCCTTTGACAGTGGAAAAAGTCATCACAACTGGGGAAAATGCAGTAAAGCCTTTAGCCACACAGACACAATTGTTCAGGACCAGAGAATCCTCACTAGAGAAGGGCTCTTTGAGTGCAGTAAATGTGGGAAAGCATGTACGCGAAGATGTAACCTCATTCAGCACCAGAAAGTCCACAGTGAAGAAAGGCCTTAtgaatgcaatgaatgtggaaaattCTTTACCTACTACTCCAGTTTCATTATACATCAGAGAGTTCATACTGGAGAAAGGCCTTATGAGTGCCCTGAATGTGGGAAATCCTTTAGTCAGATATACAGCCTCAATAGCCATAGGAaagttcacactggagaaaggccTTATGAATGTGGGGAATGTGGGAAATCTTTTAGCCAAAGGTCCAACCTCATGCAGCATCGCagagttcacactggagaaaggccTTATGAATGCAGCGAATGTGGGAAATCTTTTAGCCAAAACTTCAGCCTGATTTACCACCagagagttcacactggagaaagacCTCATGAgtgcaatgaatgtggaaaatcCTTTAGCCGAAGCTCCAGCCTCATTCACCACCGGAGACTTCACACTGGAGAAAGACCCTATGAGTGCAGTAAATGTGGGAAATCATTTAAGCAAAGCTCCAGCTTCAGTTCACATCGGAAAGTCCACACAGGGGAAAGGCCTTATGTGTGTGGGGAATGTGGGAAATCCTTTAGCCATAGCTCCAACCTTAAGAACCACCagagagttcacactggagaaaggccTGTTGAGTGCAGTGAATGTAGCAAATCCTTTAGCTGTAAATCTAACCTCATTAAACACCTGAGAGTTCACACCGGAGAAAGGCCTTATGAGTGCAGTGAGTGTGGGAAATCCTTTAGCCAAAGTTCTAGCCTCATTCAACACTGGAGAGTTCACACTGGAAAAAGGCCTTATCAGTGCCATCAGTGTGGGAAATCCTTTGGCTGCAAATCTGTCCTCATTCAACACCAGAGAGTTCACATTGGAGAAAAGCCTTAG
- the ZNF211 gene encoding zinc finger protein 211 isoform X20 gives MATVLRDPASVPIATEVLFRLTQEQLFPHIWTIGTASFPSSLGRCCGLSASLLPLSSQPKSILGCWRGVEHEETPSEQRISVERVPQFRTSKEGSSSQNADSCEICGLVLRDILHLAEHQGTNCGQKLHTCGKQFYISANLQQHQRQHIKEAPFRSYVDTASFTQSCIVHVSEKPFTCREIRKDFLANMRFLHQEAAQTGEKPNNSNKCAVAFDSGKSHHNWGKCSKAFSHTDTIVQDQRILTREGLFECSKCGKACTRRCNLIQHQKVHSEERPYECNECGKFFTYYSSFIIHQRVHTGERPYECPECGKSFSQIYSLNSHRKVHTGERPYECGECGKSFSQRSNLMQHRRVHTGERPYECSECGKSFSQNFSLIYHQRVHTGERPHECNECGKSFSRSSSLIHHRRLHTGERPYECSKCGKSFKQSSSFSSHRKVHTGERPYVCGECGKSFSHSSNLKNHQRVHTGERPVECSECSKSFSCKSNLIKHLRVHTGERPYECSECGKSFSQSSSLIQHWRVHTGKRPYQCHQCGKSFGCKSVLIQHQRVHIGEKP, from the exons ATGGCGACCGTACTGAGGGACCCGGCTTCG GTTCCCATAGCTACAGAGGTGCTTTTCAGACTTACACAG GAGCAGCTCTTTCCTCATATCTGGACCATAGGCACTGCCTCCTTCCCCAGTTCCCTGGGTAGATGTTGTGGACTGAGTGCAAGCCTACTTCCCTTATCGTCCCAGCCCAAAAGCATCTTGG GTTGttggcgtggagtggaacatgAGGAAACACCTTCTGAACAGAGAATTTCTGTAGAAAGAGTGCCACAGTTCAGGACTTCCAAAGAAGGTTCATCTTCCCAGAATGCTGACTCCTGTGAAATATGTGGCCTGGTCTTGAGAGATATTTTGCACTTGGCTGAACACCAAGGAACAAACTGTGGGCAGAAACTACACACATGTGGAAAACAATTCTACATCAGTGCAAATCTTCAACAGCACCAGAGGCAGCACATTAAAGAGGCACCTTTCAGAAGTTATGTGGACACAGCCTCATTTACACAGAGCTGCATAGTCCATGTGTCGGAGAAACCCTTTACCTGCAGGGAGATCAGGAAAgacttcctggccaacatgaggttTCTCCATCAAGAGGCCGCTCAAACAGGGGAGAAGCCAAATAACAGTAACAAGTGTGCGGTGGCCTTTGACAGTGGAAAAAGTCATCACAACTGGGGAAAATGCAGTAAAGCCTTTAGCCACACAGACACAATTGTTCAGGACCAGAGAATCCTCACTAGAGAAGGGCTCTTTGAGTGCAGTAAATGTGGGAAAGCATGTACGCGAAGATGTAACCTCATTCAGCACCAGAAAGTCCACAGTGAAGAAAGGCCTTAtgaatgcaatgaatgtggaaaattCTTTACCTACTACTCCAGTTTCATTATACATCAGAGAGTTCATACTGGAGAAAGGCCTTATGAGTGCCCTGAATGTGGGAAATCCTTTAGTCAGATATACAGCCTCAATAGCCATAGGAaagttcacactggagaaaggccTTATGAATGTGGGGAATGTGGGAAATCTTTTAGCCAAAGGTCCAACCTCATGCAGCATCGCagagttcacactggagaaaggccTTATGAATGCAGCGAATGTGGGAAATCTTTTAGCCAAAACTTCAGCCTGATTTACCACCagagagttcacactggagaaagacCTCATGAgtgcaatgaatgtggaaaatcCTTTAGCCGAAGCTCCAGCCTCATTCACCACCGGAGACTTCACACTGGAGAAAGACCCTATGAGTGCAGTAAATGTGGGAAATCATTTAAGCAAAGCTCCAGCTTCAGTTCACATCGGAAAGTCCACACAGGGGAAAGGCCTTATGTGTGTGGGGAATGTGGGAAATCCTTTAGCCATAGCTCCAACCTTAAGAACCACCagagagttcacactggagaaaggccTGTTGAGTGCAGTGAATGTAGCAAATCCTTTAGCTGTAAATCTAACCTCATTAAACACCTGAGAGTTCACACCGGAGAAAGGCCTTATGAGTGCAGTGAGTGTGGGAAATCCTTTAGCCAAAGTTCTAGCCTCATTCAACACTGGAGAGTTCACACTGGAAAAAGGCCTTATCAGTGCCATCAGTGTGGGAAATCCTTTGGCTGCAAATCTGTCCTCATTCAACACCAGAGAGTTCACATTGGAGAAAAGCCTTAG
- the ZNF211 gene encoding zinc finger protein 211 isoform X4: MATVLRDPASVPIATEVLFRLTQGSVTFEDVAVYFSWEEWDLLDETQKHLYFNVMLENFALTSSLGKALILTLVPWTRLSVSPFPQEQLFPHIWTIGTASFPSSLGRCCGLSASLLPLSSQPKSILGLTSSWSHVVAQLGLGEVPSVLHRMFMTPASASWDQRGPGLHEWHLGKGMSSGCWRGVEHEETPSEQRISVERVPQFRTSKEGSSSQNADSCEICGLVLRDILHLAEHQGTNCGQKLHTCGKQFYISANLQQHQRQHIKEAPFRSYVDTASFTQSCIVHVSEKPFTCREIRKDFLANMRFLHQEAAQTGEKPNNSNKCAVAFDSGKSHHNWGKCSKAFSHTDTIVQDQRILTREGLFECSKCGKACTRRCNLIQHQKVHSEERPYECNECGKFFTYYSSFIIHQRVHTGERPYECPECGKSFSQIYSLNSHRKVHTGERPYECGECGKSFSQRSNLMQHRRVHTGERPYECSECGKSFSQNFSLIYHQRVHTGERPHECNECGKSFSRSSSLIHHRRLHTGERPYECSKCGKSFKQSSSFSSHRKVHTGERPYVCGECGKSFSHSSNLKNHQRVHTGERPVECSECSKSFSCKSNLIKHLRVHTGERPYECSECGKSFSQSSSLIQHWRVHTGKRPYQCHQCGKSFGCKSVLIQHQRVHIGEKP, translated from the exons ATGGCGACCGTACTGAGGGACCCGGCTTCG GTTCCCATAGCTACAGAGGTGCTTTTCAGACTTACACAG GGAAGTGTGACCTTTGAAGATGTGGCCGTGTACTTCTCCTGGGAGGAATGGGATCTCCTTGATGAGACTCAGAAACACCTGTACTTCAATGTGATGCTGGAGAACTTTGCACTTACATCCTCCCTGGGTAAGGCCCTCATACTCACCCTTGTGCCCTGGACTAGGctctctgtttctccttttcctcaGGAGCAGCTCTTTCCTCATATCTGGACCATAGGCACTGCCTCCTTCCCCAGTTCCCTGGGTAGATGTTGTGGACTGAGTGCAAGCCTACTTCCCTTATCGTCCCAGCCCAAAAGCATCTTGG GACTTACATCATCCTGGTCTCATGTAGTTGCTCAACTAGGGCTAGGGGAAGTGCCCTCTGTTCTTCACAGGATGTTCatgactccagcctcagcaagTTGGGATCAGAGAGGGCCTGGCCTACATGAATGGCACTTGGGAAAAGGCATGTCATCAG GTTGttggcgtggagtggaacatgAGGAAACACCTTCTGAACAGAGAATTTCTGTAGAAAGAGTGCCACAGTTCAGGACTTCCAAAGAAGGTTCATCTTCCCAGAATGCTGACTCCTGTGAAATATGTGGCCTGGTCTTGAGAGATATTTTGCACTTGGCTGAACACCAAGGAACAAACTGTGGGCAGAAACTACACACATGTGGAAAACAATTCTACATCAGTGCAAATCTTCAACAGCACCAGAGGCAGCACATTAAAGAGGCACCTTTCAGAAGTTATGTGGACACAGCCTCATTTACACAGAGCTGCATAGTCCATGTGTCGGAGAAACCCTTTACCTGCAGGGAGATCAGGAAAgacttcctggccaacatgaggttTCTCCATCAAGAGGCCGCTCAAACAGGGGAGAAGCCAAATAACAGTAACAAGTGTGCGGTGGCCTTTGACAGTGGAAAAAGTCATCACAACTGGGGAAAATGCAGTAAAGCCTTTAGCCACACAGACACAATTGTTCAGGACCAGAGAATCCTCACTAGAGAAGGGCTCTTTGAGTGCAGTAAATGTGGGAAAGCATGTACGCGAAGATGTAACCTCATTCAGCACCAGAAAGTCCACAGTGAAGAAAGGCCTTAtgaatgcaatgaatgtggaaaattCTTTACCTACTACTCCAGTTTCATTATACATCAGAGAGTTCATACTGGAGAAAGGCCTTATGAGTGCCCTGAATGTGGGAAATCCTTTAGTCAGATATACAGCCTCAATAGCCATAGGAaagttcacactggagaaaggccTTATGAATGTGGGGAATGTGGGAAATCTTTTAGCCAAAGGTCCAACCTCATGCAGCATCGCagagttcacactggagaaaggccTTATGAATGCAGCGAATGTGGGAAATCTTTTAGCCAAAACTTCAGCCTGATTTACCACCagagagttcacactggagaaagacCTCATGAgtgcaatgaatgtggaaaatcCTTTAGCCGAAGCTCCAGCCTCATTCACCACCGGAGACTTCACACTGGAGAAAGACCCTATGAGTGCAGTAAATGTGGGAAATCATTTAAGCAAAGCTCCAGCTTCAGTTCACATCGGAAAGTCCACACAGGGGAAAGGCCTTATGTGTGTGGGGAATGTGGGAAATCCTTTAGCCATAGCTCCAACCTTAAGAACCACCagagagttcacactggagaaaggccTGTTGAGTGCAGTGAATGTAGCAAATCCTTTAGCTGTAAATCTAACCTCATTAAACACCTGAGAGTTCACACCGGAGAAAGGCCTTATGAGTGCAGTGAGTGTGGGAAATCCTTTAGCCAAAGTTCTAGCCTCATTCAACACTGGAGAGTTCACACTGGAAAAAGGCCTTATCAGTGCCATCAGTGTGGGAAATCCTTTGGCTGCAAATCTGTCCTCATTCAACACCAGAGAGTTCACATTGGAGAAAAGCCTTAG
- the ZNF211 gene encoding zinc finger protein 211 isoform X12, producing the protein MATVLRDPASVPIATEVLFRLTQGSVTFEDVAVYFSWEEWDLLDETQKHLYFNVMLENFALTSSLGLTSSWSHVVAQLGLGEVPSVLHRMFMTPASASWDQRGPGLHEWHLGKGMSSGCWRGVEHEETPSEQRISVERVPQFRTSKEGSSSQNADSCEICGLVLRDILHLAEHQGTNCGQKLHTCGKQFYISANLQQHQRQHIKEAPFRSYVDTASFTQSCIVHVSEKPFTCREIRKDFLANMRFLHQEAAQTGEKPNNSNKCAVAFDSGKSHHNWGKCSKAFSHTDTIVQDQRILTREGLFECSKCGKACTRRCNLIQHQKVHSEERPYECNECGKFFTYYSSFIIHQRVHTGERPYECPECGKSFSQIYSLNSHRKVHTGERPYECGECGKSFSQRSNLMQHRRVHTGERPYECSECGKSFSQNFSLIYHQRVHTGERPHECNECGKSFSRSSSLIHHRRLHTGERPYECSKCGKSFKQSSSFSSHRKVHTGERPYVCGECGKSFSHSSNLKNHQRVHTGERPVECSECSKSFSCKSNLIKHLRVHTGERPYECSECGKSFSQSSSLIQHWRVHTGKRPYQCHQCGKSFGCKSVLIQHQRVHIGEKP; encoded by the exons ATGGCGACCGTACTGAGGGACCCGGCTTCG GTTCCCATAGCTACAGAGGTGCTTTTCAGACTTACACAG GGAAGTGTGACCTTTGAAGATGTGGCCGTGTACTTCTCCTGGGAGGAATGGGATCTCCTTGATGAGACTCAGAAACACCTGTACTTCAATGTGATGCTGGAGAACTTTGCACTTACATCCTCCCTGG GACTTACATCATCCTGGTCTCATGTAGTTGCTCAACTAGGGCTAGGGGAAGTGCCCTCTGTTCTTCACAGGATGTTCatgactccagcctcagcaagTTGGGATCAGAGAGGGCCTGGCCTACATGAATGGCACTTGGGAAAAGGCATGTCATCAG GTTGttggcgtggagtggaacatgAGGAAACACCTTCTGAACAGAGAATTTCTGTAGAAAGAGTGCCACAGTTCAGGACTTCCAAAGAAGGTTCATCTTCCCAGAATGCTGACTCCTGTGAAATATGTGGCCTGGTCTTGAGAGATATTTTGCACTTGGCTGAACACCAAGGAACAAACTGTGGGCAGAAACTACACACATGTGGAAAACAATTCTACATCAGTGCAAATCTTCAACAGCACCAGAGGCAGCACATTAAAGAGGCACCTTTCAGAAGTTATGTGGACACAGCCTCATTTACACAGAGCTGCATAGTCCATGTGTCGGAGAAACCCTTTACCTGCAGGGAGATCAGGAAAgacttcctggccaacatgaggttTCTCCATCAAGAGGCCGCTCAAACAGGGGAGAAGCCAAATAACAGTAACAAGTGTGCGGTGGCCTTTGACAGTGGAAAAAGTCATCACAACTGGGGAAAATGCAGTAAAGCCTTTAGCCACACAGACACAATTGTTCAGGACCAGAGAATCCTCACTAGAGAAGGGCTCTTTGAGTGCAGTAAATGTGGGAAAGCATGTACGCGAAGATGTAACCTCATTCAGCACCAGAAAGTCCACAGTGAAGAAAGGCCTTAtgaatgcaatgaatgtggaaaattCTTTACCTACTACTCCAGTTTCATTATACATCAGAGAGTTCATACTGGAGAAAGGCCTTATGAGTGCCCTGAATGTGGGAAATCCTTTAGTCAGATATACAGCCTCAATAGCCATAGGAaagttcacactggagaaaggccTTATGAATGTGGGGAATGTGGGAAATCTTTTAGCCAAAGGTCCAACCTCATGCAGCATCGCagagttcacactggagaaaggccTTATGAATGCAGCGAATGTGGGAAATCTTTTAGCCAAAACTTCAGCCTGATTTACCACCagagagttcacactggagaaagacCTCATGAgtgcaatgaatgtggaaaatcCTTTAGCCGAAGCTCCAGCCTCATTCACCACCGGAGACTTCACACTGGAGAAAGACCCTATGAGTGCAGTAAATGTGGGAAATCATTTAAGCAAAGCTCCAGCTTCAGTTCACATCGGAAAGTCCACACAGGGGAAAGGCCTTATGTGTGTGGGGAATGTGGGAAATCCTTTAGCCATAGCTCCAACCTTAAGAACCACCagagagttcacactggagaaaggccTGTTGAGTGCAGTGAATGTAGCAAATCCTTTAGCTGTAAATCTAACCTCATTAAACACCTGAGAGTTCACACCGGAGAAAGGCCTTATGAGTGCAGTGAGTGTGGGAAATCCTTTAGCCAAAGTTCTAGCCTCATTCAACACTGGAGAGTTCACACTGGAAAAAGGCCTTATCAGTGCCATCAGTGTGGGAAATCCTTTGGCTGCAAATCTGTCCTCATTCAACACCAGAGAGTTCACATTGGAGAAAAGCCTTAG
- the ZNF211 gene encoding zinc finger protein 211 isoform X19, translated as MATVLRDPASVPIATEVLFRLTQGSVTFEDVAVYFSWEEWDLLDETQKHLYFNVMLENFALTSSLGCWRGVEHEETPSEQRISVERVPQFRTSKEGSSSQNADSCEICGLVLRDILHLAEHQGTNCGQKLHTCGKQFYISANLQQHQRQHIKEAPFRSYVDTASFTQSCIVHVSEKPFTCREIRKDFLANMRFLHQEAAQTGEKPNNSNKCAVAFDSGKSHHNWGKCSKAFSHTDTIVQDQRILTREGLFECSKCGKACTRRCNLIQHQKVHSEERPYECNECGKFFTYYSSFIIHQRVHTGERPYECPECGKSFSQIYSLNSHRKVHTGERPYECGECGKSFSQRSNLMQHRRVHTGERPYECSECGKSFSQNFSLIYHQRVHTGERPHECNECGKSFSRSSSLIHHRRLHTGERPYECSKCGKSFKQSSSFSSHRKVHTGERPYVCGECGKSFSHSSNLKNHQRVHTGERPVECSECSKSFSCKSNLIKHLRVHTGERPYECSECGKSFSQSSSLIQHWRVHTGKRPYQCHQCGKSFGCKSVLIQHQRVHIGEKP; from the exons ATGGCGACCGTACTGAGGGACCCGGCTTCG GTTCCCATAGCTACAGAGGTGCTTTTCAGACTTACACAG GGAAGTGTGACCTTTGAAGATGTGGCCGTGTACTTCTCCTGGGAGGAATGGGATCTCCTTGATGAGACTCAGAAACACCTGTACTTCAATGTGATGCTGGAGAACTTTGCACTTACATCCTCCCTGG GTTGttggcgtggagtggaacatgAGGAAACACCTTCTGAACAGAGAATTTCTGTAGAAAGAGTGCCACAGTTCAGGACTTCCAAAGAAGGTTCATCTTCCCAGAATGCTGACTCCTGTGAAATATGTGGCCTGGTCTTGAGAGATATTTTGCACTTGGCTGAACACCAAGGAACAAACTGTGGGCAGAAACTACACACATGTGGAAAACAATTCTACATCAGTGCAAATCTTCAACAGCACCAGAGGCAGCACATTAAAGAGGCACCTTTCAGAAGTTATGTGGACACAGCCTCATTTACACAGAGCTGCATAGTCCATGTGTCGGAGAAACCCTTTACCTGCAGGGAGATCAGGAAAgacttcctggccaacatgaggttTCTCCATCAAGAGGCCGCTCAAACAGGGGAGAAGCCAAATAACAGTAACAAGTGTGCGGTGGCCTTTGACAGTGGAAAAAGTCATCACAACTGGGGAAAATGCAGTAAAGCCTTTAGCCACACAGACACAATTGTTCAGGACCAGAGAATCCTCACTAGAGAAGGGCTCTTTGAGTGCAGTAAATGTGGGAAAGCATGTACGCGAAGATGTAACCTCATTCAGCACCAGAAAGTCCACAGTGAAGAAAGGCCTTAtgaatgcaatgaatgtggaaaattCTTTACCTACTACTCCAGTTTCATTATACATCAGAGAGTTCATACTGGAGAAAGGCCTTATGAGTGCCCTGAATGTGGGAAATCCTTTAGTCAGATATACAGCCTCAATAGCCATAGGAaagttcacactggagaaaggccTTATGAATGTGGGGAATGTGGGAAATCTTTTAGCCAAAGGTCCAACCTCATGCAGCATCGCagagttcacactggagaaaggccTTATGAATGCAGCGAATGTGGGAAATCTTTTAGCCAAAACTTCAGCCTGATTTACCACCagagagttcacactggagaaagacCTCATGAgtgcaatgaatgtggaaaatcCTTTAGCCGAAGCTCCAGCCTCATTCACCACCGGAGACTTCACACTGGAGAAAGACCCTATGAGTGCAGTAAATGTGGGAAATCATTTAAGCAAAGCTCCAGCTTCAGTTCACATCGGAAAGTCCACACAGGGGAAAGGCCTTATGTGTGTGGGGAATGTGGGAAATCCTTTAGCCATAGCTCCAACCTTAAGAACCACCagagagttcacactggagaaaggccTGTTGAGTGCAGTGAATGTAGCAAATCCTTTAGCTGTAAATCTAACCTCATTAAACACCTGAGAGTTCACACCGGAGAAAGGCCTTATGAGTGCAGTGAGTGTGGGAAATCCTTTAGCCAAAGTTCTAGCCTCATTCAACACTGGAGAGTTCACACTGGAAAAAGGCCTTATCAGTGCCATCAGTGTGGGAAATCCTTTGGCTGCAAATCTGTCCTCATTCAACACCAGAGAGTTCACATTGGAGAAAAGCCTTAG
- the ZNF211 gene encoding zinc finger protein 211 isoform X21, whose amino-acid sequence MATVLRDPASGSVTFEDVAVYFSWEEWDLLDETQKHLYFNVMLENFALTSSLGCWRGVEHEETPSEQRISVERVPQFRTSKEGSSSQNADSCEICGLVLRDILHLAEHQGTNCGQKLHTCGKQFYISANLQQHQRQHIKEAPFRSYVDTASFTQSCIVHVSEKPFTCREIRKDFLANMRFLHQEAAQTGEKPNNSNKCAVAFDSGKSHHNWGKCSKAFSHTDTIVQDQRILTREGLFECSKCGKACTRRCNLIQHQKVHSEERPYECNECGKFFTYYSSFIIHQRVHTGERPYECPECGKSFSQIYSLNSHRKVHTGERPYECGECGKSFSQRSNLMQHRRVHTGERPYECSECGKSFSQNFSLIYHQRVHTGERPHECNECGKSFSRSSSLIHHRRLHTGERPYECSKCGKSFKQSSSFSSHRKVHTGERPYVCGECGKSFSHSSNLKNHQRVHTGERPVECSECSKSFSCKSNLIKHLRVHTGERPYECSECGKSFSQSSSLIQHWRVHTGKRPYQCHQCGKSFGCKSVLIQHQRVHIGEKP is encoded by the exons ATGGCGACCGTACTGAGGGACCCGGCTTCG GGAAGTGTGACCTTTGAAGATGTGGCCGTGTACTTCTCCTGGGAGGAATGGGATCTCCTTGATGAGACTCAGAAACACCTGTACTTCAATGTGATGCTGGAGAACTTTGCACTTACATCCTCCCTGG GTTGttggcgtggagtggaacatgAGGAAACACCTTCTGAACAGAGAATTTCTGTAGAAAGAGTGCCACAGTTCAGGACTTCCAAAGAAGGTTCATCTTCCCAGAATGCTGACTCCTGTGAAATATGTGGCCTGGTCTTGAGAGATATTTTGCACTTGGCTGAACACCAAGGAACAAACTGTGGGCAGAAACTACACACATGTGGAAAACAATTCTACATCAGTGCAAATCTTCAACAGCACCAGAGGCAGCACATTAAAGAGGCACCTTTCAGAAGTTATGTGGACACAGCCTCATTTACACAGAGCTGCATAGTCCATGTGTCGGAGAAACCCTTTACCTGCAGGGAGATCAGGAAAgacttcctggccaacatgaggttTCTCCATCAAGAGGCCGCTCAAACAGGGGAGAAGCCAAATAACAGTAACAAGTGTGCGGTGGCCTTTGACAGTGGAAAAAGTCATCACAACTGGGGAAAATGCAGTAAAGCCTTTAGCCACACAGACACAATTGTTCAGGACCAGAGAATCCTCACTAGAGAAGGGCTCTTTGAGTGCAGTAAATGTGGGAAAGCATGTACGCGAAGATGTAACCTCATTCAGCACCAGAAAGTCCACAGTGAAGAAAGGCCTTAtgaatgcaatgaatgtggaaaattCTTTACCTACTACTCCAGTTTCATTATACATCAGAGAGTTCATACTGGAGAAAGGCCTTATGAGTGCCCTGAATGTGGGAAATCCTTTAGTCAGATATACAGCCTCAATAGCCATAGGAaagttcacactggagaaaggccTTATGAATGTGGGGAATGTGGGAAATCTTTTAGCCAAAGGTCCAACCTCATGCAGCATCGCagagttcacactggagaaaggccTTATGAATGCAGCGAATGTGGGAAATCTTTTAGCCAAAACTTCAGCCTGATTTACCACCagagagttcacactggagaaagacCTCATGAgtgcaatgaatgtggaaaatcCTTTAGCCGAAGCTCCAGCCTCATTCACCACCGGAGACTTCACACTGGAGAAAGACCCTATGAGTGCAGTAAATGTGGGAAATCATTTAAGCAAAGCTCCAGCTTCAGTTCACATCGGAAAGTCCACACAGGGGAAAGGCCTTATGTGTGTGGGGAATGTGGGAAATCCTTTAGCCATAGCTCCAACCTTAAGAACCACCagagagttcacactggagaaaggccTGTTGAGTGCAGTGAATGTAGCAAATCCTTTAGCTGTAAATCTAACCTCATTAAACACCTGAGAGTTCACACCGGAGAAAGGCCTTATGAGTGCAGTGAGTGTGGGAAATCCTTTAGCCAAAGTTCTAGCCTCATTCAACACTGGAGAGTTCACACTGGAAAAAGGCCTTATCAGTGCCATCAGTGTGGGAAATCCTTTGGCTGCAAATCTGTCCTCATTCAACACCAGAGAGTTCACATTGGAGAAAAGCCTTAG